A window of Ruania suaedae contains these coding sequences:
- the nirD gene encoding nitrite reductase small subunit NirD — MTAPSEQVRDSTAAWVAVCRLAELGVERGIAALVNGQQMALFRLREDEVRAVQQRDPFSGANVMSRGIVGTRQGEPTVAGPMYKQVFSLRTGGCLERAGYEPVDERDDLTVWDVQVLDGVVHVRGPHSPSVEDVKS; from the coding sequence ATGACGGCGCCCAGCGAGCAGGTGCGCGACTCCACCGCGGCGTGGGTGGCGGTGTGCCGGCTCGCCGAGCTGGGCGTGGAACGGGGGATCGCCGCTCTCGTGAACGGACAGCAGATGGCTCTGTTCCGTCTCCGGGAAGACGAGGTGCGCGCGGTGCAGCAGCGCGATCCGTTCAGCGGGGCGAACGTGATGTCCCGCGGCATCGTGGGCACCCGGCAAGGGGAGCCGACTGTGGCGGGACCGATGTACAAGCAGGTCTTCTCGTTGCGCACCGGCGGCTGCCTCGAGCGAGCGGGCTATGAGCCGGTCGACGAGCGCGACGACCTCACCGTCTGGGACGTCCAGGTGCTGGACGGTGTGGTGCACGTTCGTGGACCTCACAGTCCGTCGGTGGAGGATGTGAAGTCATGA
- the cobA gene encoding uroporphyrinogen-III C-methyltransferase translates to MTSLFGLDLADRTVLIAGGGPVAARRAQALADEGALLRVVAPYVCEDLAELLGLMPDRAEWLERDVREPDLEGVWLVLAATDSKVANAEVAAWAEQRRVFCVNAGAADEGSARTPATTRSGDLLVGVVTDISRTPDGAGADPRRVAAVRDQIGDLLRAGLDQRRQRPATGQVTLVGGGPGAVDLLTVRGRQALAAADVVVTDRLGPVDVLADLVGVEVINVGKTPGHHPVPQHEINAILVEQAQRGRQVVRLKGGDPFVFGRGGEEVIACREAGVAVQVVPGISSALSVPALAGIPLTHRGTSTSFHVTTGHAGLDRAAAVAVAEGATLVVLMGVSKLAAIATQAQQAGAGADTPVAVVERGSTPTERVTRSTLDRVAEEAGRVGVQAPAIIVIGDVADEHRLVAT, encoded by the coding sequence ATGACGAGCTTGTTCGGCCTTGATCTGGCCGACCGCACCGTGCTGATCGCCGGTGGCGGTCCGGTCGCGGCTCGTCGTGCCCAGGCGCTCGCGGATGAGGGTGCGCTGCTTCGGGTCGTGGCCCCCTACGTGTGCGAGGACCTGGCCGAGCTGCTGGGCCTGATGCCGGACCGGGCCGAGTGGCTCGAGCGGGACGTGCGGGAGCCGGACCTGGAGGGTGTGTGGCTTGTCCTTGCCGCCACCGACTCGAAGGTCGCCAACGCCGAGGTGGCGGCCTGGGCTGAGCAGCGGCGGGTGTTCTGCGTCAACGCCGGAGCCGCGGACGAGGGCAGCGCCCGGACCCCGGCGACCACCCGCTCGGGCGATCTGCTCGTCGGGGTGGTCACGGACATCTCGCGCACCCCGGACGGGGCGGGGGCGGATCCGCGGCGGGTGGCGGCGGTCCGGGACCAGATCGGCGACCTGCTGCGGGCGGGCCTCGACCAGCGCCGCCAGCGCCCGGCGACGGGTCAGGTGACCCTCGTAGGCGGGGGACCGGGCGCCGTCGACCTGTTGACCGTGCGCGGCCGGCAGGCCCTCGCGGCCGCGGACGTGGTGGTCACCGACCGCCTGGGACCGGTGGACGTGCTCGCGGACCTCGTGGGGGTCGAGGTCATCAACGTCGGCAAGACACCCGGGCACCACCCGGTGCCCCAGCACGAGATCAACGCGATCCTCGTGGAGCAGGCACAGCGGGGCAGGCAGGTGGTCCGACTCAAGGGCGGGGACCCGTTCGTCTTCGGGCGCGGTGGCGAGGAGGTGATCGCCTGCCGGGAGGCCGGCGTGGCGGTGCAGGTGGTCCCGGGCATCAGCAGTGCGCTCTCGGTGCCGGCGCTGGCCGGTATCCCGCTCACGCACCGGGGCACATCCACCTCGTTCCATGTCACCACCGGGCACGCCGGCCTCGACCGGGCGGCTGCGGTGGCGGTGGCCGAGGGCGCGACGCTGGTGGTGCTGATGGGCGTCTCGAAGCTCGCGGCGATCGCGACGCAGGCGCAGCAGGCGGGTGCCGGTGCGGATACCCCGGTCGCGGTCGTCGAGCGTGGTTCCACCCCGACCGAGCGTGTCACCCGCAGTACTCTCGACCGGGTGGCCGAGGAGGCCGGCCGGGTGGGGGTGCAGGCGCCGGCGATCATCGTGATCGGCGACGTGGCCGACGAGCACAGGCTCGTAGCCACGTGA
- a CDS encoding molybdopterin oxidoreductase family protein, translated as MRSTTAQEPVAAPVTTAATHCPYCALQCAMALATSEPGAPAPVSVRPRPFPTSAGGLCQKGWTSAELLQTPDRITTPLVRGGDGQLHPASWDEALTLITDRVSRVQAEHGREAVAVFGGGGLTNEKAYTLGKFARTVLRTPHIDYNGRFCMSSAAAATNRALGLDRGMPFPLTDLAGADAVMLLGSNPAETMPPSVQHLAPVRARGGLVVMDPRRSRTAVLTADGQGQHLQPVPGTDLVVLLALTHIVIAENLTDPAYLDERTSGFEDVRRSVAAWWPERAETVCGVPAAQLRRVARLLAAASPAGGGRGAYLLTGRGVEQSSQGTATVTATINLALALGLPGRIGSGYGAITGQGNGQGGREHGQKADQLPGYRSITDPASREHVAGVWGVAPETIPGPGKPAVELLTSLGQAATPGRPAGPRALFVHGANVLVSAPNAGRVAEALERLDMLVVCDFVLSETASCADVVLPVTQWAEEEGTMTSLEGRVIRRRRALPPLGQTRSELWILAELAHRLGSDVTFATDPAVVFDELARASAGGVADYAGLSHARLDADEAADGPGYYWPVPGPGHPGTPRVFLDRFATPDGRARMIAVDHHGPADDVRSGAPVYLVTGRVLQHYQSGAQTRRVADLNRVVSEAVVELHPLLATRLGIDDGVMVRLRSARGEAIARARWSDDIRPDTVFMPFHFAGSGSVNLLTSDATDPISGMPEFKVCAVDLTPGAEGGSR; from the coding sequence ATGAGGTCCACGACGGCGCAGGAACCGGTGGCCGCTCCGGTCACCACGGCCGCCACGCACTGCCCGTACTGCGCTCTGCAGTGCGCCATGGCCCTGGCTACGTCCGAGCCAGGGGCACCCGCTCCGGTCTCGGTCCGCCCGCGGCCGTTCCCGACGAGCGCCGGGGGGTTGTGCCAGAAGGGCTGGACCAGCGCCGAGTTGCTGCAGACCCCGGACCGGATCACCACCCCGCTGGTGCGCGGTGGTGACGGGCAGCTGCACCCGGCGAGCTGGGACGAGGCGCTCACCCTCATCACCGACCGGGTGTCCCGGGTGCAGGCCGAGCACGGCCGGGAGGCCGTCGCCGTCTTCGGTGGCGGCGGCCTGACCAACGAGAAGGCGTACACGCTCGGCAAGTTCGCCCGCACGGTGCTGCGCACGCCCCACATCGACTACAACGGCCGGTTCTGCATGTCGAGCGCTGCGGCGGCCACCAACCGGGCCCTCGGCCTGGACCGTGGCATGCCGTTCCCGCTGACCGACCTGGCCGGTGCGGACGCGGTGATGCTGCTCGGTTCCAACCCGGCCGAGACGATGCCACCGTCGGTGCAGCATCTTGCCCCCGTCCGGGCCCGCGGCGGGCTGGTGGTGATGGACCCCCGCCGAAGTCGCACCGCGGTTCTCACCGCCGACGGGCAGGGTCAGCACCTGCAGCCGGTTCCCGGAACGGACCTGGTGGTTCTGCTGGCCCTGACACACATCGTGATCGCGGAGAACCTCACCGACCCGGCCTACCTGGACGAGCGCACCTCCGGCTTCGAGGACGTGCGCAGATCGGTGGCCGCCTGGTGGCCCGAACGCGCCGAAACGGTCTGCGGCGTGCCGGCCGCGCAGCTGCGCCGGGTGGCCCGCCTCCTCGCGGCCGCCTCCCCGGCCGGCGGAGGGCGCGGTGCCTATCTGCTCACCGGACGCGGGGTTGAGCAGTCCAGCCAGGGCACCGCCACCGTGACCGCGACGATCAACCTGGCGCTGGCGCTCGGCCTCCCGGGACGGATCGGCAGCGGCTACGGCGCCATCACCGGTCAGGGCAACGGGCAGGGGGGCCGGGAGCACGGGCAGAAGGCCGACCAGCTACCCGGCTACCGATCCATCACCGATCCTGCCAGCCGCGAGCACGTCGCCGGCGTCTGGGGCGTGGCGCCGGAGACCATCCCGGGCCCGGGCAAGCCCGCCGTCGAACTGCTCACCTCGCTCGGGCAGGCTGCGACCCCCGGCCGGCCGGCGGGCCCCCGCGCCCTGTTCGTGCACGGAGCGAACGTGCTCGTCAGCGCTCCGAACGCCGGTCGGGTCGCCGAGGCTCTCGAGCGGCTGGACATGCTCGTGGTGTGCGACTTCGTGCTGTCGGAGACCGCCTCATGCGCCGATGTCGTCCTGCCCGTGACCCAGTGGGCCGAGGAGGAGGGCACGATGACCTCGCTCGAGGGCAGGGTCATCCGCCGCCGTCGGGCGCTGCCGCCGCTGGGGCAGACACGCTCGGAGCTGTGGATCCTCGCCGAGCTCGCCCATCGGCTGGGCTCGGATGTCACCTTCGCCACCGACCCGGCCGTCGTCTTCGACGAGCTCGCCCGCGCCTCGGCCGGCGGCGTCGCCGACTACGCCGGCCTCAGCCACGCCCGCCTCGACGCCGATGAGGCCGCCGACGGCCCCGGCTACTACTGGCCGGTGCCCGGCCCCGGGCACCCGGGGACGCCCCGGGTGTTCCTCGACCGGTTCGCCACACCGGACGGGCGGGCCCGCATGATCGCCGTCGACCACCACGGACCGGCCGACGACGTCCGCTCCGGCGCCCCGGTCTACCTCGTCACCGGGCGCGTGCTGCAACACTACCAATCGGGTGCGCAGACGCGCCGGGTCGCGGATCTGAACCGCGTCGTCTCCGAGGCGGTGGTCGAGCTGCACCCGTTGCTGGCGACCCGGCTCGGTATCGACGACGGCGTGATGGTGCGGTTGCGTTCGGCCCGAGGCGAGGCGATCGCCCGGGCCCGGTGGTCCGACGACATCCGACCCGACACCGTCTTCATGCCCTTCCACTTCGCCGGCAGCGGCAGCGTCAACCTGCTGACCAGTGACGCCACCGACCCGATCTCCGGCATGCCGGAGTTCAAGGTGTGCGCCGTCGATCTGACTCCAGGCGCCGAAGGAGGCTCGCGATGA
- a CDS encoding uroporphyrinogen-III synthase gives MAGCTVLLTADRRKGELAAALQRRGAQVRHAPALSITSHVDDELLMADTRRLIEQPPDVVVVTTGIGFRGWVEAADAHGIAEPFLAVLERSRIVARGPKARGAIQAAGLTADWVAESETSAEIADVLLGEGVAGLRVAVQHHGAGADGLDVVFAEAGAQVCSLVVYRWGPPPDPQALRDSVHAAADGEIDAVVFTSAPGAEAWLKAAEEEGVGEGVLARLRDWSMVPAAVGPVTAKPLEHRGVAPLQPERGRLGALVRALVAHYEHAETVALCTPVGALQIRSRVAVLDGQVLPLSPSGIAVLRLLAASAGAVVSRAEVLAALPGESTDPHAAEVAIGRLREAAGKELIKTVVKRGYRLEVAPG, from the coding sequence ATGGCCGGGTGTACCGTGCTGCTCACCGCCGACCGGCGCAAAGGCGAGCTGGCGGCGGCCCTGCAACGCCGTGGTGCGCAGGTGCGTCACGCACCGGCGCTGAGCATCACCTCGCACGTCGACGATGAGTTGCTGATGGCCGACACGCGCCGGCTGATCGAGCAGCCGCCGGATGTGGTGGTCGTGACCACCGGCATCGGTTTCCGCGGGTGGGTGGAGGCCGCGGACGCACACGGCATCGCCGAGCCGTTCCTGGCGGTGCTGGAGCGGTCCAGGATCGTCGCGCGGGGCCCGAAGGCGCGCGGCGCCATCCAGGCGGCTGGTCTGACCGCGGACTGGGTGGCCGAGTCGGAGACGTCGGCCGAGATCGCCGATGTGCTGCTGGGTGAAGGCGTCGCCGGGCTGCGGGTGGCCGTCCAGCACCATGGCGCAGGCGCCGATGGTCTGGACGTGGTCTTCGCCGAGGCCGGGGCGCAGGTGTGCAGTCTCGTGGTCTACCGCTGGGGCCCGCCGCCGGACCCGCAAGCGCTGCGGGACTCGGTGCATGCAGCGGCCGACGGGGAGATCGACGCCGTGGTGTTCACCTCGGCGCCCGGTGCCGAGGCGTGGCTGAAAGCCGCCGAGGAGGAGGGCGTGGGGGAGGGCGTGCTGGCGCGCTTGCGTGACTGGTCGATGGTGCCCGCTGCGGTGGGTCCGGTGACGGCGAAGCCGCTGGAGCACCGCGGTGTCGCGCCGCTCCAGCCCGAGCGTGGCCGTCTGGGTGCGTTGGTGCGTGCGTTGGTGGCGCACTACGAGCACGCCGAGACCGTGGCTCTGTGCACGCCTGTCGGTGCCCTGCAGATTCGTTCACGCGTGGCAGTGCTGGACGGGCAGGTTCTGCCGCTCTCGCCCAGTGGGATCGCCGTGCTGCGGCTGCTCGCAGCATCGGCGGGTGCCGTGGTCTCCCGAGCAGAGGTGCTCGCTGCCCTCCCGGGGGAGTCGACGGACCCGCACGCGGCCGAGGTGGCGATCGGCCGGCTGCGTGAGGCAGCCGGCAAGGAGCTGATCAAGACCGTCGTCAAGCGCGGCTACCGGCTCGAGGTGGCGCCTGGCTGA
- the nirB gene encoding nitrite reductase large subunit NirB, with the protein MTAADRQRRHLVVIGGGMAAQRLVEALVARDGEDSWQISVFAEEPLKPYDRVALTSYFSARDVDELTLGDPALWDHPRVTLHRDRKIESIDRASRQVQDRLGETWTYDELVLATGSSAAMPPIPGNDLPGVFVYRTIDDVAALRGWVEAKREEGRGSRSERPVRGAVIGGGLLGLEAAGALRALGAQATVIQFGTHLMDAQIDLGGGQALTRLINDKSIAVRTGTVTEQMRPSRRTGHIGRLDFGDGGRLDVDVVVVATGVRPRDELARQAGLTIGERGGAVVDLSCHTEDPHIWAIGEVACIEGRCIGLVAPGYAMAEVVADRLLGGEATFPGADTATKLKLQGVDVASFGDAFARTAGAMEIVYADPVAGIYKKLVMSDDAATLLGGVFVGDVSAYASLRPLLGSALPGDPSSFITPAGSGDGLAGLELPEDAAVCSCNNVSAGTIRAAVTEHGCTDLAGVKACTKAGTSCGSCLPLVKKITTTELEKAGVEVSHALCEHFDLSRAQLFDAVRVADLHTFSDIIGRFGHVPDGATDAGRGCDICKPVVASILASLGNGHILDGEQETLQDTNDHVMANMQKDGTYSVVPRIPGGEITPDGLLVIGQVAKDFGLYTKITGGQRIDMFGARIEQLPQIWRRLVEHGFESGHAYGKSLRTVKSCVGSTWCRYGVQDSVAMAVELELRYRGLRSPHKLKLGVSGCARECAEARGKDVGVIATDKGWNVYVGGNGGFTPRHARLLAEDLTSEELLRTIDRFLMYYIRTADRLQRTAAWIEDVEGGLEGVREVIMDDSLGIAADLDEAMSRHVGAYRDEWQAVLEDPVKLSRFSSFVNAPTTPDPDLAYATDRGQIRPATVQERASGEDLAGPVVIAGATLQVRA; encoded by the coding sequence ATGACCGCAGCCGACCGGCAGCGCCGGCACCTCGTCGTCATCGGCGGTGGGATGGCCGCTCAGCGACTCGTCGAGGCCCTGGTGGCCCGCGACGGTGAGGACTCGTGGCAGATCTCGGTGTTCGCCGAGGAGCCGCTCAAGCCCTATGACCGGGTCGCCCTGACCTCCTACTTCTCCGCCCGCGACGTCGACGAGCTGACTCTCGGGGACCCGGCACTGTGGGACCACCCGCGCGTCACGCTGCACCGTGACCGCAAGATCGAGTCGATCGACCGCGCCTCCCGGCAGGTGCAGGACCGGCTCGGTGAGACCTGGACCTACGACGAGCTGGTGCTGGCCACCGGCTCCAGCGCGGCGATGCCCCCGATCCCCGGCAACGACCTGCCGGGGGTCTTCGTCTACCGCACGATCGATGACGTCGCCGCCCTGCGAGGCTGGGTCGAGGCCAAGCGGGAGGAAGGCAGAGGTTCACGCTCCGAGCGTCCGGTGCGGGGCGCCGTCATCGGCGGTGGCCTGCTGGGTCTGGAGGCAGCCGGCGCGCTGCGAGCGCTCGGCGCCCAAGCCACCGTCATCCAGTTCGGAACCCACCTGATGGACGCCCAGATCGACCTCGGCGGCGGCCAGGCGCTCACCCGCCTCATCAACGACAAGTCCATCGCCGTCCGCACCGGCACGGTGACCGAGCAGATGCGCCCCTCTCGGCGCACCGGTCACATCGGGCGCCTCGACTTCGGCGACGGCGGGCGCCTGGACGTGGATGTGGTCGTGGTGGCGACCGGGGTGCGGCCGCGGGACGAGCTCGCGCGCCAGGCGGGCCTGACGATCGGCGAGCGCGGCGGGGCCGTGGTCGATCTGAGCTGCCACACCGAGGACCCGCATATCTGGGCCATCGGCGAGGTCGCCTGCATCGAGGGCCGGTGCATCGGCCTGGTCGCCCCGGGGTATGCGATGGCCGAGGTCGTCGCCGACCGGCTGCTCGGGGGAGAGGCGACCTTCCCGGGTGCCGACACCGCGACGAAGCTGAAGCTGCAGGGCGTGGACGTGGCGAGCTTCGGTGACGCCTTCGCCCGCACCGCGGGCGCCATGGAGATCGTCTACGCCGACCCTGTGGCCGGGATCTACAAGAAACTGGTGATGTCCGACGACGCCGCGACGTTGCTCGGGGGAGTGTTCGTCGGTGATGTGAGCGCCTACGCGAGCCTGCGCCCGCTGCTGGGATCGGCGCTGCCGGGCGACCCCTCCTCCTTCATCACCCCGGCCGGATCCGGTGACGGACTGGCTGGGCTGGAGTTGCCTGAGGACGCAGCCGTGTGCTCGTGCAACAACGTCTCGGCGGGCACCATCCGGGCAGCCGTGACCGAGCACGGGTGCACGGACCTGGCGGGCGTGAAGGCGTGCACGAAGGCCGGCACGAGCTGCGGGTCCTGTCTGCCGCTGGTCAAGAAGATCACGACCACCGAGCTGGAGAAGGCGGGCGTGGAGGTCTCCCACGCGCTGTGTGAGCACTTCGACCTCTCCCGCGCCCAGCTCTTCGACGCCGTCCGGGTAGCGGATCTGCACACCTTCTCCGACATCATCGGCCGGTTCGGCCATGTGCCTGACGGCGCCACTGATGCCGGCCGTGGCTGCGACATCTGCAAGCCGGTGGTGGCCTCGATCCTCGCCTCCCTCGGCAACGGGCACATCCTCGACGGCGAGCAGGAGACCCTGCAGGACACCAACGACCATGTGATGGCCAACATGCAGAAGGATGGGACCTACTCGGTGGTCCCGCGGATCCCGGGCGGGGAGATCACCCCGGACGGACTGCTGGTGATCGGGCAGGTGGCCAAGGACTTCGGCCTGTACACCAAGATCACCGGTGGCCAGCGCATCGATATGTTCGGGGCGCGGATCGAACAGCTGCCACAGATCTGGCGGCGGCTGGTCGAGCACGGCTTCGAGTCCGGGCACGCCTACGGCAAGTCGCTGCGGACCGTGAAGTCGTGTGTGGGCTCCACCTGGTGCCGGTACGGGGTGCAGGACTCCGTCGCCATGGCGGTCGAGCTGGAGCTGCGCTACCGCGGGCTCCGTTCCCCGCACAAGCTCAAGCTGGGCGTTTCCGGGTGCGCGCGCGAGTGCGCCGAGGCTCGCGGCAAGGACGTCGGCGTCATCGCCACCGACAAGGGCTGGAACGTCTACGTCGGCGGCAACGGCGGGTTCACCCCGCGGCACGCGAGGCTGCTCGCCGAGGATCTGACGTCCGAGGAGCTGCTGCGCACGATCGACCGGTTCCTCATGTACTACATCCGCACCGCGGACCGGCTCCAGCGCACGGCGGCGTGGATCGAGGACGTCGAGGGCGGCCTGGAGGGCGTCCGCGAGGTGATCATGGACGACAGTCTCGGGATCGCCGCCGACCTGGACGAGGCCATGAGCCGGCACGTAGGGGCCTATCGGGACGAGTGGCAGGCGGTGCTGGAGGATCCGGTCAAGCTGAGCCGCTTCTCCTCCTTCGTCAACGCCCCCACCACTCCCGACCCGGACCTGGCCTACGCCACCGATCGTGGTCAGATCCGGCCCGCCACCGTGCAGGAGCGGGCGAGCGGTGAGGACCTGGCCGGCCCGGTCGTCATCGCCGGTGCGACGCTGCAGGTGCGCGCATGA
- a CDS encoding MFS transporter: protein MSAPSSQRLAEPTTAGAPAPPALRRRTGRWIEQWDPEDAAFWDGPGRRVARRNLWISIFAEFLGFGVWALWSIVVPQLPAAGFALTVDQQFWLIAVPSLVGATLRIPYTFAVPLFGGRNWTIVSALLLLLPTTALVLAVQRPDLPFAVLLAVAALAGVGGGNFASSMANISFFYPEREKGRALGMNAAGGNVGTAAVQLAVPLVIVAGAGLALERAGLMFIPLAILAAFLAWRFMDNLGTAKADPRSFAVATRTRHTWIISFLYIGTFGSFIGYSGAFPMLMRNEFSEITLSIAFVGALVGSVSRPLGGIIADRVGGAWVTIVAYGVMAAGAIGVIAALGQHHFGLFFTSFMVLFIASGVGNGSLYRMIPAVFRAGARTPEQASAARRAAAGCIGIAGATGAFGGFLIPRGFAVSTDLSGSLVPALWLFIGCYAVMAVVTWAAYARRDSTMARI, encoded by the coding sequence ATGTCTGCACCTTCCTCGCAGCGACTCGCCGAACCCACCACCGCTGGGGCCCCCGCGCCACCGGCCCTTCGCCGCCGCACCGGCCGGTGGATCGAGCAGTGGGACCCCGAGGACGCCGCCTTCTGGGACGGGCCCGGCCGCCGGGTCGCTCGCCGGAACCTGTGGATCTCCATCTTCGCCGAGTTCCTCGGCTTCGGCGTGTGGGCGCTGTGGTCGATCGTCGTCCCGCAACTGCCCGCCGCCGGCTTCGCGCTCACCGTCGACCAGCAGTTCTGGCTGATCGCCGTCCCGAGCCTCGTCGGCGCGACCCTACGCATCCCCTATACCTTCGCGGTGCCACTGTTCGGCGGCCGCAACTGGACCATCGTCTCGGCACTGCTCCTGCTGCTGCCGACGACGGCGCTCGTCCTCGCGGTCCAACGGCCCGACCTGCCGTTCGCGGTGCTGCTGGCGGTGGCCGCGCTCGCCGGCGTCGGCGGTGGCAACTTCGCCTCCTCGATGGCCAACATCTCCTTCTTCTACCCCGAGCGGGAGAAGGGGCGAGCGCTGGGGATGAACGCCGCCGGCGGCAACGTGGGCACCGCCGCCGTCCAGCTCGCCGTCCCGCTGGTGATCGTCGCCGGCGCCGGCCTGGCGCTCGAGCGCGCCGGGCTGATGTTCATTCCGCTCGCGATCCTCGCCGCGTTCCTCGCCTGGCGCTTCATGGACAACCTCGGCACCGCGAAGGCGGATCCACGGTCTTTCGCCGTGGCCACCCGCACCAGACACACGTGGATCATCTCCTTCCTCTACATCGGCACGTTCGGCTCCTTCATCGGCTACTCAGGGGCCTTCCCGATGCTGATGCGGAACGAGTTCAGCGAGATCACGCTCTCGATCGCGTTCGTCGGCGCGCTCGTCGGCTCGGTCTCCCGCCCGCTCGGTGGCATCATCGCCGACCGGGTCGGCGGCGCCTGGGTCACGATCGTGGCCTACGGCGTGATGGCAGCAGGAGCCATCGGCGTCATCGCGGCACTCGGTCAGCACCACTTCGGGCTCTTCTTCACCTCGTTCATGGTCCTGTTCATCGCCAGTGGCGTCGGCAACGGCTCCCTCTACCGCATGATCCCGGCGGTGTTCCGTGCCGGCGCACGCACCCCCGAGCAGGCGTCGGCCGCACGCCGGGCCGCCGCCGGCTGTATCGGGATCGCGGGCGCCACCGGCGCCTTCGGCGGCTTCCTCATCCCCCGTGGCTTCGCCGTGTCCACCGACCTGTCGGGCTCGCTCGTCCCGGCACTGTGGCTGTTCATCGGGTGCTACGCCGTGATGGCGGTGGTCACCTGGGCGGCCTACGCCCGCCGTGACAGCACCATGGCACGGATCTGA
- a CDS encoding FAD-dependent oxidoreductase, whose amino-acid sequence MITPAKIVVVGHGMVGARFVEDLLARVEPATVDIEVLGAEEYQPYNRVLLSDVVAGRTDLSALTLPVLQSGAVTVTRGAAAAAIDRAGRCVRTRHGRHPYDHLVLATGAKARIPTIEGLQPTLSAGVHTLRTLDDAREIIAATANARRATVVGAGVLGLEVACGLVQRGLDVTVLHTGHGPMDRQLDHASSAVVTAELERLGARVWTRARTTAVRTRGGRLTHVLATVDRTEHAVPTDLLVLACGTEPEAGLARQAGLPVGRGITVGADLASPADPRVYAIGDCAEPVEGATGLIAQGWEQARRLADRLAGVAAGHDRATAPGASERPSMALRLALAAGTRPVSSHPVGAAEPERAPAGTDVVRLKAVGLDVVTMGSAPGESRARTVTLSDPAAGRHLSATVAEGRIVAAVCVGAPDVGADLVAAYTRRLPVPADPAHLLLRPLTQAPTPAADPSRMPGGTTVCTCNGVTKADITDSWARGARSTEDIARATRATTGCGGCTDAVCGLTQWLSRTGSASASHEEAIDGEETVTEAQRRAHTREIAAS is encoded by the coding sequence ATGATCACTCCAGCGAAGATCGTCGTCGTCGGCCATGGCATGGTCGGCGCCCGCTTCGTCGAGGACCTGCTCGCCCGCGTCGAACCCGCCACGGTGGACATCGAGGTTCTCGGCGCCGAGGAGTACCAGCCCTACAACCGGGTGCTGCTCAGCGACGTGGTGGCCGGGCGCACCGACCTGAGCGCGCTCACGCTCCCGGTCCTCCAGTCCGGGGCCGTCACCGTCACCCGAGGGGCGGCTGCCGCGGCGATCGATCGCGCCGGCCGGTGCGTGCGCACCCGGCACGGCCGCCACCCCTACGACCACCTCGTCCTGGCCACCGGCGCGAAGGCACGCATCCCCACCATCGAGGGACTGCAGCCCACCCTCTCGGCCGGCGTCCACACGCTGCGCACCCTCGACGACGCCCGCGAGATCATCGCCGCGACCGCCAACGCCCGGCGCGCCACCGTCGTCGGGGCCGGGGTGCTCGGACTCGAGGTGGCGTGTGGGCTCGTCCAACGTGGACTGGACGTCACCGTGCTCCACACCGGCCACGGCCCGATGGACCGCCAGCTCGACCATGCCTCCTCGGCCGTCGTGACCGCCGAGCTGGAGCGTCTCGGCGCGCGGGTGTGGACGCGAGCCCGCACGACGGCGGTGCGCACCCGTGGCGGCCGGCTCACCCACGTCCTCGCCACTGTCGACCGCACCGAGCACGCCGTGCCGACGGACCTGCTCGTCCTGGCGTGCGGGACCGAACCGGAGGCCGGGCTCGCCCGGCAGGCAGGCCTACCCGTCGGCCGCGGAATCACGGTGGGGGCGGACCTGGCCAGCCCGGCCGACCCGCGCGTGTACGCGATCGGAGACTGCGCCGAGCCCGTCGAAGGCGCCACGGGCCTCATCGCCCAGGGATGGGAGCAGGCCCGCCGCCTGGCAGACCGGCTCGCGGGGGTGGCGGCCGGCCACGACCGTGCCACCGCACCGGGGGCCTCCGAACGGCCCAGCATGGCGCTGCGGCTGGCGCTCGCGGCCGGGACGCGACCGGTCTCCTCCCACCCGGTCGGCGCGGCCGAACCGGAGCGGGCGCCGGCGGGGACCGACGTCGTCCGTCTGAAGGCCGTCGGCCTCGACGTCGTCACCATGGGGAGTGCGCCCGGTGAGTCGCGGGCGCGAACCGTCACCCTCAGCGATCCGGCGGCAGGTCGACATCTCTCGGCCACCGTGGCCGAGGGCCGGATCGTCGCCGCCGTCTGTGTCGGTGCCCCGGACGTCGGCGCCGACCTGGTCGCCGCCTACACGCGGCGCCTGCCCGTCCCGGCCGATCCGGCACACCTGTTGCTGCGCCCTCTCACCCAGGCGCCGACACCGGCCGCCGACCCCTCCCGTATGCCCGGCGGCACCACCGTCTGTACCTGCAATGGCGTGACCAAGGCCGACATCACCGACTCCTGGGCGCGCGGGGCCCGCAGCACCGAAGACATCGCCCGCGCCACTCGCGCCACCACCGGGTGCGGCGGATGCACCGACGCCGTGTGTGGTCTGACCCAATGGCTCTCCCGGACCGGCTCGGCCTCGGCCTCTCACGAGGAGGCAATCGACGGTGAGGAAACCGTGACGGAGGCGCAACGCAGGGCGCACACGCGTGAAATCGCCGCCTCGTAG